From a region of the Blastocatellia bacterium genome:
- a CDS encoding carboxymuconolactone decarboxylase family protein produces MAWIKVIPPDEATGTLKQQYDAAIKRAGRVFNVVSVQSLNPHALEASMRLYLTLMFGPSGLSRAQREMIAVVVSKTNECFY; encoded by the coding sequence ATGGCCTGGATCAAAGTCATTCCACCAGACGAAGCCACCGGCACGCTTAAGCAACAGTACGATGCTGCTATCAAGCGAGCAGGCCGCGTGTTCAATGTGGTCAGCGTTCAAAGTCTCAATCCACACGCCTTAGAAGCCTCGATGCGCCTCTATCTGACGTTGATGTTTGGTCCGTCCGGCCTGTCGCGCGCGCAGCGAGAGATGATCGCTGTGGTCGTTTCAAAAACGAACGAGTGTTTCTACTGA
- a CDS encoding MFS transporter: MTNDNARCIIARHLKTTMKKSPLALIFLTVFIDLLGFGIVLPLLPYFAHQEPFNAGEWQIGLLVAIYSLMQFIFAPIWGRLSDRVGRRPIILLSLLGSTLSYLIFAFAQNFSVLFLSRTLAGIGAANIPTAQAYIADCTTAENRAKGMGLIGAAFGLGFIFGPAIGGFLSQWGYRVPGLVAAGICFVDLVLTYFILPESLKGPLHGQVSRREISWSKMQQSLARPIVGVLLMLFFIATFALANVEATFALLSKVRYGYTEAQTGYIFAYMGVLMAIVQGGLIRPLVSRLGERTLIKAGTLVSAIGLCVLPYCTNFWMLALDLVVLSFGQGVSTPSITSLLSQSVGADEQGSILGVNQSLSSLARVLGPIWGGLMFDIGFQWPFITAAGFAFVAFLLSLKHPSATQPITA, encoded by the coding sequence ATGACAAATGACAACGCTCGTTGTATCATTGCGCGCCATCTGAAAACTACTATGAAAAAATCACCCCTTGCGTTGATCTTTTTAACGGTCTTCATTGATTTGCTCGGCTTCGGCATCGTGTTGCCGCTGTTGCCCTACTTTGCCCATCAAGAGCCGTTCAACGCCGGCGAATGGCAGATCGGACTACTGGTTGCAATCTATTCACTGATGCAGTTCATCTTTGCGCCGATTTGGGGCCGTCTGTCCGATCGCGTCGGTCGCCGACCGATCATCTTGCTGAGCTTGCTTGGATCAACGCTCTCGTATCTGATCTTCGCTTTCGCTCAAAATTTCTCCGTGTTGTTTCTCTCACGCACACTGGCTGGCATCGGCGCCGCCAACATCCCGACAGCTCAAGCCTACATCGCTGACTGTACAACTGCGGAGAATCGCGCCAAAGGCATGGGCTTGATCGGCGCTGCCTTCGGTCTTGGATTCATCTTCGGCCCGGCTATTGGCGGATTCTTGAGTCAATGGGGTTACCGCGTGCCTGGACTGGTGGCTGCCGGCATTTGCTTTGTAGACCTGGTGCTCACCTACTTCATCCTGCCTGAATCACTCAAAGGCCCATTGCACGGCCAAGTCTCTCGACGCGAAATAAGCTGGTCGAAGATGCAGCAATCGCTCGCTCGTCCCATTGTCGGCGTGCTACTGATGCTCTTCTTCATCGCTACCTTCGCGCTGGCCAATGTCGAGGCCACGTTCGCGCTGCTCAGCAAAGTGCGCTACGGTTACACGGAAGCTCAGACAGGATACATTTTCGCCTACATGGGCGTGCTGATGGCTATTGTGCAAGGCGGCCTCATTCGTCCGTTGGTCAGCAGGCTAGGCGAGCGCACGCTGATTAAGGCCGGCACGTTGGTATCGGCCATTGGACTTTGCGTGTTACCTTATTGCACGAACTTCTGGATGCTGGCGCTCGACCTGGTCGTTCTCTCATTCGGCCAGGGCGTCAGCACCCCTTCGATCACAAGCCTACTGTCCCAATCTGTAGGCGCTGACGAACAAGGCAGTATTTTGGGAGTCAATCAATCATTATCGAGTCTGGCCCGCGTGCTCGGCCCGATCTGGGGCGGCCTGATGTTCGATATCGGCTTTCAATGGCCGTTCATCACTGCCGCCGGATTCGCGTTCGTGGCGTTTCTGTTGAGCCTCAAACATCCGTCGGCTACCCAGCCCATCACTGCGTGA
- a CDS encoding ferrous iron transporter B: MVEVTKRKKLMLVGNPNVGKSVIFRWLTKRYAMVSNYPGTTVEIARGQMRLGSVEYEVIDTPGINSLVPQSEDERVTCEMLLREKPDVIVQVADAKNLRRTLLVTWQLCDLGVPLVLVLNLADEAQERGIEIDAPGLAELFQIPVVETVATYGHGLRHLLQAIQKASVPRKPLEHGPCLTEARKALGERAGLPLELAIEWLETGDAGFAREVQRHLGSTRTHCLQAALQCHQSVCHRPLYKELTHRREQFLNQAVTAFKRNQQRPLPEETAAAGTRIWLALLCVGLVVLAWGEIGGLLGVPTPERLTRDWLLTPASTFAEALLSAQPLRWIHALLFGMAGQGPAGYGLVPELIHLLWLVAPVVVPVGVLMRRSRRFTTTLGLLTRQASTGIPILLVVLLLVYEFVGYTGAQTLVGLLEDVVFGTYLVPWMQALIPPGFFYDLLVGPYGLISMGLTYAIAIVLPVVGTFFIAFGLLEDSGYLPRLAVLSDRLLRLMGMNGKAVLPMVLGLGCDTMATMTTRILNTPKERLIATLLLALGVPCSAQLGVILGLAAGFSAQVTLMVLLIVASQLVLVGYLSARLIRGSRGDFIFEIPPIRVPLLRNVMLKTGYRLKWFLGEVVPLFLWATLALFILDQVKLGTQSGLQWMEEGLRPIVVGWLHLPVETAQTFVMGFLRRDYGAAGLFDLARDGGLTAQQAVVSLTVITLFVPCLANFLVIIKEQGWKRALAIVGFITPFALAVGGVVSWVLRTFKLLAS; encoded by the coding sequence ATGGTTGAGGTAACCAAGAGAAAAAAGTTGATGCTGGTCGGCAATCCCAACGTGGGGAAGTCGGTGATTTTTCGCTGGCTGACCAAGCGTTATGCGATGGTCTCCAATTACCCGGGCACCACGGTGGAAATTGCACGCGGCCAGATGCGGCTGGGCAGCGTTGAGTACGAGGTCATTGACACGCCGGGCATCAACAGCTTGGTGCCGCAATCGGAAGATGAGCGCGTGACCTGCGAAATGCTGCTGCGGGAAAAACCCGACGTCATCGTGCAGGTAGCTGACGCCAAGAATCTGCGGCGAACGTTGCTGGTGACATGGCAGCTCTGTGACTTGGGCGTGCCATTGGTGCTGGTTTTGAATCTGGCCGACGAAGCGCAAGAGCGGGGGATTGAGATTGACGCTCCCGGCCTGGCCGAGCTTTTTCAGATTCCCGTGGTGGAGACGGTCGCCACTTACGGTCATGGCCTCCGTCACCTTCTACAAGCCATTCAGAAGGCCAGCGTCCCGCGCAAGCCGCTTGAGCACGGGCCATGTCTGACAGAGGCTCGAAAGGCATTGGGTGAGCGAGCCGGCCTGCCGCTGGAACTGGCTATCGAGTGGCTGGAAACTGGCGACGCTGGTTTTGCCCGCGAGGTGCAGCGACACTTAGGCTCGACGCGAACGCACTGTTTGCAAGCTGCGCTTCAGTGTCATCAGAGCGTTTGCCATCGCCCGTTATACAAAGAACTCACGCATCGCCGTGAACAGTTTCTGAATCAGGCTGTAACCGCCTTCAAGCGTAACCAGCAACGACCGCTCCCGGAAGAAACGGCTGCCGCCGGCACGCGAATCTGGTTGGCGCTTTTATGTGTTGGGTTGGTCGTGTTGGCTTGGGGGGAAATAGGCGGTCTGTTGGGTGTGCCGACGCCGGAGCGCTTGACCCGAGACTGGTTGCTTACGCCGGCGTCCACGTTCGCCGAAGCGCTGCTATCGGCTCAGCCTCTGCGGTGGATTCACGCGCTGTTATTTGGCATGGCTGGCCAAGGTCCTGCTGGATATGGCCTCGTGCCGGAATTGATTCATCTGTTGTGGCTGGTGGCGCCCGTGGTGGTGCCGGTGGGCGTGTTGATGCGCCGGAGCCGCAGGTTTACCACCACCCTTGGTCTGCTGACCCGGCAGGCCTCCACCGGCATTCCTATTCTGCTCGTTGTGTTGCTTTTGGTCTACGAATTCGTGGGCTATACGGGCGCGCAGACGTTGGTCGGCTTGCTGGAAGATGTAGTCTTCGGAACGTATCTGGTGCCCTGGATGCAAGCGCTGATTCCGCCAGGCTTCTTTTATGACCTGCTGGTTGGGCCCTATGGGCTGATCTCCATGGGGCTGACTTACGCCATCGCCATTGTGCTGCCGGTGGTCGGCACGTTCTTCATCGCGTTTGGACTGTTGGAAGATAGCGGCTACCTGCCCCGGCTGGCAGTTCTGTCGGATCGGTTACTGCGGCTGATGGGAATGAACGGCAAAGCTGTTCTGCCGATGGTGCTTGGCCTGGGCTGCGATACGATGGCCACCATGACGACGCGCATTCTGAATACGCCCAAGGAACGCTTGATCGCCACGCTGCTGCTGGCGTTGGGCGTTCCCTGCTCCGCGCAGTTGGGCGTTATACTGGGCCTAGCAGCAGGGTTCTCGGCGCAGGTGACCTTGATGGTGTTGTTGATTGTTGCTTCCCAACTGGTGCTGGTGGGCTACCTATCAGCTCGGTTGATTCGTGGCTCGCGGGGTGATTTCATCTTCGAGATTCCGCCGATCCGTGTGCCGCTATTGAGGAACGTGATGTTGAAGACGGGGTATCGGCTGAAGTGGTTTTTAGGAGAAGTCGTCCCGCTCTTTCTGTGGGCGACGCTGGCGCTCTTCATCCTGGATCAGGTGAAGCTGGGCACCCAAAGCGGTCTTCAGTGGATGGAGGAGGGGTTGCGGCCGATCGTGGTGGGATGGCTCCACCTTCCAGTGGAAACGGCGCAGACGTTCGTCATGGGCTTTTTGCGCCGTGACTATGGCGCTGCTGGATTGTTTGATCTAGCGCGCGACGGTGGATTGACGGCGCAACAGGCGGTCGTCAGCCTCACAGTCATCACGCTGTTCGTTCCCTGCTTGGCCAATTTCCTAGTCATCATCAAAGAGCAAGGTTGGAAGCGCGCCTTGGCCATCGTCGGATTCATCACCCCGTTCGCGCTGGCTGTGGGCGGCGTCGTCAGTTGGGTATTGCGAACTTTCAAGCTCTTGGCCTCATGA
- a CDS encoding metal-dependent transcriptional regulator — MDISMDAAEILEAVWTLQEQGDASLADVRRMAHTEVTDHLLRQVEQEGLIAVDPAGRVSLTAKGEALAASIIRRHRLAERLMYDVLNADVEETEDAACEFEHLIAEGITNAICTLLGHPRYCPHQRPIPEGPCCQPAREQVSSIVVPCDHLRIGEVGRVAYLSTQDHPRLLKLTALGVTPGVHLRLLQKWPSYVIQCDETEIALEEAIARHIYVWRALDDEPAQLRHQGIE, encoded by the coding sequence ATGGACATCTCAATGGACGCGGCTGAGATTTTGGAGGCGGTATGGACGCTTCAAGAGCAGGGAGACGCCTCACTGGCGGACGTTCGCCGCATGGCTCATACCGAGGTGACCGATCATCTGCTCCGTCAGGTGGAGCAGGAAGGCCTCATCGCCGTTGATCCGGCGGGTCGCGTCAGCTTAACGGCGAAAGGAGAGGCGCTGGCGGCTTCCATCATTCGCCGGCATCGGTTGGCCGAACGCTTGATGTACGATGTGCTCAACGCGGATGTGGAAGAAACAGAAGATGCCGCTTGCGAGTTCGAGCATCTGATTGCCGAAGGGATCACCAACGCCATTTGCACGCTCTTAGGCCACCCTCGCTACTGTCCCCACCAACGTCCCATTCCTGAAGGCCCTTGTTGTCAGCCGGCGCGCGAGCAGGTCAGCTCGATTGTGGTGCCGTGTGATCACCTGCGGATCGGCGAAGTCGGACGGGTGGCCTACCTCAGCACGCAGGATCACCCTCGGCTCTTGAAATTGACGGCGTTGGGCGTGACGCCCGGCGTGCATCTGAGGCTGTTGCAGAAATGGCCCAGCTACGTCATTCAATGCGACGAGACCGAGATCGCGCTGGAGGAGGCAATCGCCCGCCATATCTACGTGTGGCGGGCGCTGGATGACGAACCGGCTCAGCTTCGCCATCAGGGGATAGAGTGA
- a CDS encoding TGS domain-containing protein, whose protein sequence is MPANLSPEYLAAEARFRQATTPQEKLAALEEMLSTIPKHKGTEKMQADIKRRISKLKNEAQKKTGGAKRKTFYNVEREGAGQVVLVGPPNSGKSQLLARLTNATPEIAPYAFTTRVPLPGMMPFENIKIQLVDLPPIAREFSEPWLFGIIRQADAALLVVDASDDDVLALTDGVVSWLQELNIHLIPATAPEATPGKRTWLVATHVETPAAHDNVEILREFFGDRLPLLAVSTQTGLNLEQLKRAIFRSLNVIRVYTKAPGKPVDRAAPFVLPHGSTVIEAARMVHKDFATHLRYARIWGSERFQGQMVNREHVLEDEDVVEFHI, encoded by the coding sequence TCCAGAGTATTTGGCGGCTGAGGCACGATTTCGCCAGGCCACAACGCCACAGGAAAAGCTGGCGGCGTTGGAAGAGATGCTCTCGACTATCCCCAAACACAAAGGCACGGAGAAAATGCAGGCGGACATCAAACGCCGCATCTCCAAGCTGAAGAACGAAGCTCAGAAAAAAACCGGCGGCGCCAAACGCAAAACATTTTACAACGTCGAGCGCGAAGGAGCCGGGCAGGTCGTGCTCGTCGGGCCACCTAATTCAGGTAAGTCGCAGTTGCTCGCGCGATTGACCAATGCGACGCCGGAGATCGCTCCCTATGCTTTCACAACGCGCGTCCCGTTGCCCGGCATGATGCCGTTTGAGAACATCAAGATTCAATTGGTAGACCTGCCGCCGATCGCCCGTGAATTCTCCGAACCGTGGCTCTTCGGCATTATCCGTCAAGCTGACGCGGCGCTGCTCGTCGTGGATGCAAGCGATGACGATGTTCTGGCATTGACTGATGGCGTTGTCTCCTGGTTGCAAGAGCTGAACATTCACCTGATCCCGGCCACTGCGCCCGAAGCAACGCCCGGCAAGCGCACCTGGCTGGTAGCGACACACGTGGAGACGCCAGCAGCGCACGACAACGTGGAGATTCTGCGAGAATTCTTCGGTGACCGATTGCCACTGCTGGCCGTGTCTACGCAAACCGGGTTGAATCTGGAACAGCTCAAACGAGCCATTTTTCGTTCGCTCAATGTGATTCGCGTCTACACGAAAGCGCCGGGAAAACCGGTTGATCGCGCTGCGCCATTCGTGCTGCCGCATGGTAGCACAGTGATCGAAGCCGCCCGGATGGTGCACAAGGATTTTGCTACACACTTGCGCTACGCGCGCATCTGGGGCTCCGAACGCTTTCAAGGACAAATGGTCAATCGTGAGCACGTGCTGGAAGACGAAGACGTGGTCGAATTTCATATCTAG